One segment of Stegostoma tigrinum isolate sSteTig4 chromosome 24, sSteTig4.hap1, whole genome shotgun sequence DNA contains the following:
- the cnr2 gene encoding cannabinoid receptor 2, giving the protein MNQSDATTMSTTSFNTTPEKKCEHNFLDMECFMILTEEQRKVIAAMCLTVGPFTILENILVLCIIFFTPQLRNRPSYLFITSLASADLCASINFVYSFVDFHVFNRKDENYVFLFKLGCVIASFSASVGSLLLTAIDRYICIHKPSEYRTILTRQKAVTCLLFMWSIAVFIAFLPLMGWNCVKLQCKCSELFPLVVESYLACWTIFITFLLVLIIYAYIHILWKAHVHSTYMEKQKEGRKGHDKVSRTRMDIRLAKTLGLILIMLIVCWSPVLTLMIYDVFGKVNKGTKKVFAFCSMLCLLNSTVNPIIYALRSKDMRTVLLNILSRQKRQLPSLEGSIESDGHFKNNNTIVTISSSADQCNHANSKNGH; this is encoded by the coding sequence ATGAATCAAAGTGATGCAACTACAATGTCAACCACTTCTTTTAATACAACACCTGAAAAGAAATGTGAACATAACTTCCTGGATATGGAATGCTTCATGATTCTgacagaagaacaaagaaaagttaTAGCTGCAATGTGTTTGACAGTGGGGCCTTTTACTATTTTGGAGAACATTTTAGTTTTATGCATCATATTCTTTACTCCACAGCTTCGAAATCGACCTTCTTATTTGTTTATAACTAGCCTTGCATCTGCTGACCTCTGTGCAAGCATTaattttgtgtacagttttgtcgATTTCCATGTTTTCAATCGTAAGGATGAAAATTATGTTTTCTTATTTAAGCTTGGATGTGTCATTGCATCATTCTCAGCTTCTGTGGGCAGTTTGCTGCTCACTGCCATTGACAGGTACATATGCATTCATAAGCCATCTGAATACAGGACAATTTTAACGAGGCAAAAAGCAGTGACCTGCCTTCTGTTCATGTGGTCAATTGCTGTTTTTATCGCTTTTCTTCCTTTGATGGGATGGAATTGCGTTAAATTACAATGTAAATGCTCTGAGCTATTTCCTCTTGTAGTTGAAAGCTATTTAGCTTGCTGGACTATATTCATAACTTTCCTGTTAGTGTTAATAATTTATGCGTATATACATATTCTGTGGAAAGCCCACGTTCATTCAACCTACATGGAGAAACAAAAAGAAGGAAGGAAAGGACATGACAAAGTGAGCCGCACACGTATGGACATTAGACTTGCCAAAACATTGGGTCTAATATTAATAATGCTGATAGTTTGTTGGTCTCCAGTCTTGACTCTGATGATATATGATGTATTTGGCAAGGTAAACAAAGGCACCAAAAAGGTATTTGCTTTTTGTAGTATGCTGTGTTTGTTAAATTCTACAGTAAATCCCATAATTTATGCCCTAAGAAGCAAAGATATGCGGACTGTATTGTTAAATATCTTGTCGCGGCAAAAGAGACAGCTGCCATCTCTAGAAGGCAGCATAGAGTCAGATGGACATTTCAAAAACAACAACACAATTGTGACCATCTCCTCATCAGCTGACCAATGCAACCATGCCAATTCAAAGAATGGTCACTGA